Below is a genomic region from Pirellulales bacterium.
GAAGTGTCACTATCTCCGGCCTGACAGGCATTGAGAATTCACCGGACGCCGATTGTGCGGGGGTCGCTAGCAAAGGGACCCGTAAGCGTCTCTTACGCACCCGTTTGTGCGTGACGGTGGCCTGTTCGCCGGCGTTAAATGCGCCCTCAAGCCGCGATCACCACGCCGGTGATCGACATTCCCCGGTTTGAAGACAGACCGGCAAGTATATCACTACCGGTCAAGGGGAACAATTGGTATGCGGGGGCGGTTCGGGGGCGTGGTTGTGGGCAAGGCTGAAGTTTTTGGCCCGATAAAAACCGCGTTTCCGAGCTTTGGACGCTCGACCGACCTGCTAAGAAGCCTCACCCATTATTCGTCGCCACGCGATTTGAATATGCTCGGCGCGAAATACTCGTTGCTTACGGGCGTTCCAAGAATGGACCTTCGTAACCGCGAGTTGAGGGTCTGTTGCCAGCGGCAGTTCTTTCTTCGCGACCCAATGAACCGTTGCCAGAAGCTCCAATCCGTGGGGCGTTTCAAACCCCTCAATAAGTCTGCCAACATCTTCCAACCTCTGGCGCGCCTCGGCGTCGTTTGCAATAAACGCGTCGGCCTCTTCGCTAGCCTCGGGAAGGAGCTCTATCTGAGAGCTGTTGGACCTGTCGCCGTAGCCACGTATCAGATGCCCTTCCATGTTCTGAAGGACGAAGTTTAAGTTCTCCGCGTAGGGCCCGAACTTATCCTTCACAAATGCGAGTTTGAGCGGTTCTCCAGACTCTTGCAAAAAGTACGCCAGCTTCTGGATTTCGAGACGAGAAACCCGATACCCGGGACCACCATATCGCTGAATCAGCTTTACAAAAAGTGCTCGCGCGCGAGTGATTCTCCTTTTTTTGTCAGCCACTGGCATCGACGATGGAACCGGTGCAGACGCAGGGCCAAACACTAGTACATGCACGGACGAATGAACAAACGCATTTTTTATCAATGGTAGGACATCCGACCAGTTTAGTCCTCCATTGCCGCATCCCAAGGGTGGAATAGCGACTGATTTGATCTGACGACATTCAATCTCATGCGTAAGTGCGGCGAGGCCGGAATTGATGAACTCGATTCTCGACTTCCCCTTCCAATGCTTCTTGGTGGGAAAATTGATGACGAATCTCGGATTCACCACTCGACCTGTTGGCACGACAAGCATTTTTCCAGGTTGCAATTCTTTGCGACGACAAGCTCGCTCATAGGCGCGGGTGTTCTCTGGAAATGCTTGCTTGAATTGCAGCGCAATGCCTTTCCCCATTACGCCAACGCAGTTTACAGTGTTGACAAGCGCTTCTGCGTCTGCTTCCAAAAGATTGCCGGATACGAATTCGATCATCAGTAGTACCATTCCGGTTTGACAAGCACCTTAACATCCGTGCATGAGGGCATCGCAGCCCGGACTAACGCGACCTGCGATTGATTCCTGACGCCGATCGCCGCTAGAAGATCCAGCGGCATCCTTTCATGGACAAGAAACTCGGCCTGCCGTCTCCGGCGACGATCACCGTCTTCGTTTGTATCCCGCCAATACCGAGCCCGCATTATGTCCCAATCGACCTGATCGAGACTATTCAGGTCATCGAAAAACCGCGTAACCTCCATAATCCCGTGCCCATCGGTAAACACATAGTCTAGGCCGGAATTCTTTATGCTCTCCGCACTTGTGACCAAGTATATCACGTCCCTTTGCCCATTGGGGCAGCCCGGCACATTGCCCCTATTGATCGTATAGAGCATTGGCGATCGCGGGGCAAAATAGAACGGAACATAATCATGCAGGCATCCTTTGGGGCCAATAGGCACCTCTATACCTGCCCGTTGCCCCTGAATCCTTTCGTACGCAATGCTTTTAAACTCAATTCCCTCGGCGCGTAACGTTTCCATGCACACCATCTCCCCGCGTTCGTCGATCCGCGCGAGATTTGCCAGGTCGGTGATGTGGTAGATCCATGTCGTCTTGGGCGGTTTTCCGGCCTTGCCCTTATCCGCCGCTCCAGGCATGGGCATACCTTAGAGAGGCCAAAGCGCTCAGGCAAGAAGTTGCCGGACGATCTCTCACCCAGCGCGCGAATTCGCTGCTCCGGAAAAAGGTTGCCTCACGAGGCGCCCATCTAGGCTTACCGCGCCCCAGCTCCGGTGACCACCTGATCCAGGGGCGCTTCCTCGGCCGCCGGCGGGACCTCGTCGCGCGGGGTGATCAGCTTCAACAAAAGTGGCAGGATCACCAGGTTGCCGGCCATGCCGCCGATCATCGACAGGCTTACCAGCACGCCGAAATAGATGGTCGGGATGAACTGGCTCAGGCACAGGGCCGTGAACCCGACGATCAGGGCCAGCGTGGAAAACACCACCGCCCGGCCGACGCTGTTGTGAACCGATCGCATGGCCTGGTCGATCGATTGCCCCTCGGCGCGGAACATGCGAAAGGCCGTGATGTAATGGGCCGAGGAATCGACGGCCAGCCCCATCGACACGGCCGCGATCATCGCTCCGCCCATGTTGATTTTCAGCCCTAGCCAGCCCAACAGGCCGGTGACGACCATAATCGGCAAGGCGTTGGGCACGAGCGTGATCAGGGCCGTCGGGACGCTGCGGAAGGCGATCAGCATCATCAGAAAAATGCCGCTGGTCGAGAGAATGAACGTCAGCCATTGATCGCCGAGCATGCTCTCGATCAACCGCGTCAACAGGACATAGAAGCCGGTAACCTGGGCTTCGGGGAATTCTTCGCGGCTGATCGCACCGACCTGCTGAATCAACCGTTCCTTCTCGGCCGAGCCCTGACGCTCCTGCGAGCGCAGCATGATCCGCACGAATTCGCGATCGTCGTCCTGCGGGTCGCGTCCATGCAAGAGGGCGACGATCGGCATCATCTTTTTCAGCGGGGCGAGCGTCGCGCCG
It encodes:
- a CDS encoding macro domain-containing protein, which gives rise to MIEFVSGNLLEADAEALVNTVNCVGVMGKGIALQFKQAFPENTRAYERACRRKELQPGKMLVVPTGRVVNPRFVINFPTKKHWKGKSRIEFINSGLAALTHEIECRQIKSVAIPPLGCGNGGLNWSDVLPLIKNAFVHSSVHVLVFGPASAPVPSSMPVADKKRRITRARALFVKLIQRYGGPGYRVSRLEIQKLAYFLQESGEPLKLAFVKDKFGPYAENLNFVLQNMEGHLIRGYGDRSNSSQIELLPEASEEADAFIANDAEARQRLEDVGRLIEGFETPHGLELLATVHWVAKKELPLATDPQLAVTKVHSWNARKQRVFRAEHIQIAWRRIMGEAS
- a CDS encoding DUF4433 domain-containing protein, whose product is MPGAADKGKAGKPPKTTWIYHITDLANLARIDERGEMVCMETLRAEGIEFKSIAYERIQGQRAGIEVPIGPKGCLHDYVPFYFAPRSPMLYTINRGNVPGCPNGQRDVIYLVTSAESIKNSGLDYVFTDGHGIMEVTRFFDDLNSLDQVDWDIMRARYWRDTNEDGDRRRRRQAEFLVHERMPLDLLAAIGVRNQSQVALVRAAMPSCTDVKVLVKPEWYY